Within the Nocardioides aurantiacus genome, the region CCTGCTACCGGCTGGTGCCGAAGGACGTCGAGAGCCCGAGCAACGACGCCGAGCCGGTCGCCTGCGGGTCCGAGCACACCGCGCAGACGTTCGCGATCGGCACGCTCCCCGACTCCACGGGCGACGGCTACGACGACCGGGGCCACGGCAAGTGGATCTACCCCCGCTGCGAGGCCGCCTTCGAGAAGTTCCTCGGGGTCGACGAGAGCCTGGCGATGCGGATCCAGCTGAGCTGGGCGTGGTTCCGCCCCTCCGAGAGCGCCTGGGACGACGGCGCCCGGTGGTACCGCTGCGACCTGGTCGGCGGGACCACGGAGAGCACCGCCTACCGCGCGCTGCCCGAGCCGACCAAGGGCCTGTTCCGCGCCAAGCCCCCCGAGGAGTGGCTGACCTGCGCGACCGGCGCCACCGTGCTCGGCTCGACCAAGGTCCCCTGCTCGGAGAAGCACGACTGGCGGGCCGTGACCACCATCAAGCTGGGCGACAAGGGCGATCCCTACCCTGGCGAGCGGCTCACCCAGGTCCGCACCCGCGACTTCTGCTCCGACTCCGTCGGGGCGTGGATGAACTACCCGGTGGACTACGAGTTCGGCTTCACGTGGTTCAAGCAGGGCGAGTGGCAGGCGGGCAACCGGCGGTCGATCTGCTGGGCCAAGACCGACCGATGAGGCCCCCGGTCGCGCAGGGGCTGGCAGCCCTGGTCGCCACCGTCCTGCTGGCCGGCTGTGCCGGCGGGGCCGGGTCGTCCGGGTCGTCGGGGTCGTCGGGGTCGTCGGGGTCGTCGTCGTCGTCCGGGTCCTCGGCGACCCCGTCGGGCGGGTCGACGTCCTCCTCCCCCAGCGCCACCCCCGCGCCCGCCGCCCCCGCCGTCGGCGAGTGCCGCTCCTTGACGCTCGACCGCGCCACGGTGCCGGTCGACACCACGTCACCCGTGGGCTGCCGCACCCGCCACACCGCCGTGACCGTGAAGGTCGGGATGCTGCCCCTGGTCGAGGCCGGCCACCTGCTCGCGGTCGACTCGGCGACGGTCCGCGCTCGGGTCGCCCGGGCCTGCCCCGCCTCGCTGCTCGAGCGGGCCGGGGGCGACGAGACCGCGCGACGGTTGAGCCGGCTGCGGGTGGTGTGGTTCACCCCGTCGGTGGAGCAGGCCGACGCCGGCGCCGACTCCTACCGCTGCGACGTCGTCGCCGTGCGCGACGAGGACCGCCTGCTGCCGCTGCCACCCCGGCTGACCGGCCTCCTCGACCGACCCGGCGCGCTCGACCGGTTCGGGACCTGCGGCACCGCGGCGCCCGACGCCCGGGGCTTCCGCCGCGTCGCCTGTGCCGACCCCCACCGCTGGCGCGCGATCGACACCGTCGACCTGCCGGCGGACGCGCGCTACCTCGACGGCGCCGTCACCGACCGCGGCGACAGTGCCTGCGAGGACGTCGCCGCGTCGCGGGCCGACGGGGCGCTGCGCTACTCCTGGTCCTTCGAGTGGCCGACCCGGCCGCAGTGGCGCGAGGGCCAGCGCTACGGCTGGTGCTGGGTGCCGCAGGGCCGCTGACCGGTCGGCCGGAGGTCAGCGCACCGGGTGGCCGGCGTCGCGCAGGGCGGCCTTGACGTCGCCGATGCGCAGGGTGCCGAAGTGGAAGACGGTGGCGGCCAGGACGGCGTCGGCCCCGGCGTCGACCGCGGGGGCGAAGTGCTCGACCCGCCCGGCTCCCCCGCTGGCGATCACGGGGACACCGACCTCACGTCGTACGGCGCGGATCAGCTCGGTGTCGAAGCCGTCCTGCGTGCCGTCGGCGTCCATGGCGTTGAGCAGGATCTCGCCGGCGCCCAGCTCCGCGGCGCGGGCCGCCCACTCCAGCGCGTCCAGGCCGGCCGAGGTGCGGCCGCCGTGGGTGGTGACCTCGAACCCCGAGTCGGTGCCGGGGGCACGCCGGGCGTCGACGGAGAGCACCAGCACCTGGTTGCCGAACCGGTCCGCGATCTCGGCCACCAGCTCGGGGCGTCGGATCGCGGCGGTGTTGACCGCCACCTTGTCCGCGCCCGAGCGCAGCAGCCGGTCGACGTCGGCGACGCTGCTCACGCCGCCCCCCACCGTCAGCGGGATGAAGACCTGCTCGGCCGTGGCGGCCACGATCTCCATCGTGGTGGAGCGCCCCTCGTGGGAGGCGGAGATGTCGAGGAAGGTGAGCTCGTCGGCCCCCTCGGCGTCGTAGAGCCGCGCCAGCTCGACCGGGTCGCCGGCGTCGCGCAGGGACTGGAAGTTCACGCCCTTGACCACCCGGCCCCCGTCGACGTCGAGGCACGGGATGACGCGGACGGCGAGGCTCACGGCCGGAGGTCCGCGGGGGTCTCGGCCGGGTCGGCCGGGGGCCGCGGCCGGTCGGGCCAGGTGAGGTCGAGAGCGTCGGGCAGGGTGAACCGGCCCTCGTAGAGGGCGGTGCCCACGATGGCGCCCTCGACGCCGTCGGCCAGCAGCCCGGTCAGCGCCTCGAGGTCGGCGAGCTCGGTGATGCCGCCCGAGGCGACCACCGGCCGGTCGGTCTCGGCGCACACCGCGCGCAGCAGGTCCAGGTTGGGGCCCTGGAGCATCCCGTCCTTGTTGACGTCGGTCACGACGTAGCGGGCACAGCCCTCGGCGTCGAGGCGGGCCAGCACCTCGTAGAGGTCGCCGCCCTCCTGCGTCCAGCCGCGCGCGGCCAGGGTGCGACCCCGCACGTCCAGGCCCACCGCGACCCGGTCGCCGTGCGAGGCGATCGCCCGGGCGCACCACGCCGGCTGCTCCAGCGCGGCGGTGCCGATGTTGACCCGGCGACAGCCGGCCGTCATCGCGGCCTCGAGGGACTCGTCGTCGCGGATGCCGCCGCTCATCTCGACGTCGATGTCGAGGGTGCCGACGATGCGGGCCAGCAGGTCGCGGTTGTGACCGCGCCCGAAGGCGGCGTCGAGGTCGACCAGGTGGATCCACTCCGCCCCGGCCTCCTGCCACCGCAGTGCCGCCTCGACCGGGTCGCCGAACCGCTTCTCCGAGCCGGCGACGCCCTGCACCAGCTGCACGGCCTGGCCGCCCGCGACGTCGACGGCGGGCAGCAGCTCGAGGTGCGGCGCGGGGATCTGGCTGGCGGGGTGCTGGGTCATCGTGTCCTTCGCAGGTGGCGGGTCGGTGGGGCGGTTCAGGCGCGCGGCAGGGTCGCGACCCAGTTGCGCAGCAGCGCGGCGCCGGCGTCGCCGGACTTCTCGGGGTGGAACTGGGTGGCGGTCAGCGGGCCGTTCTCGACCGCGGCGACGAAGCGGTCGCGCTGGTCGCCGGAGCCGTGCTCGGCCCAGGTCACCAGCGGGGGGCGGGTGCGGCCGTTGGTCTGCAGCGTCCAGTCGCGCACGCCGTAGGAGTGCACGAAGTAGAAGCGCTCGCCCTCGATGCCGGCGAACAGCCGCGACCCCTCGGGCACCTCGACGGTGTTCCAGCCCATGTGGGGCACCACCGGGGCCTGCAGCCGCTCGACCACGCCCGGCCACTCGTCGCAGCCGACCGTCTCCACGCCGTGCTCGACGCCGCGCTCGAAGAGGATCTGCATGCCCACGCAGATGCCGAGGACCGGGCGGCCCCCGGCGAGCCGGCGGCCGATCACCTCGTGGCCGCGCACCGCGCGCAGGCCCTCCATGCACGCGGCGAAGGCGCCCACGCCGGGCACGACGAGCCCGTCGGCGTCCATCGCGGTGGCGTGGTCACTGCTGAGCGTCACCTCGGCACCGGCCCGCTCCACGGCCCGGACGACCGAGCGCAGGTTGCCCGACCCGTAGTCGAGGACGGTCACGCGCGGGGCGCCCGGGGCGGGGGCCGCCGAGGGAGCCTGACCGGCGCTCAGAGCGCGCCCTTGGTCGACGGGACGCCCGTCTCGCGGGGGTCCAGGGCCACGGCGTCGCGCAGCGCCCGGGCGACGGCCTTGAACTGCGCCTCCACGATGTGGTGGGGGTCGCGGCCGCCGAGCACCCGGACGTGCAGGGTGATGCCGGCGTGGTGGGCGAGCGACTCCAGCACGTGGGCGGTCAGCGAGCCGGCGTACGGCACACCGGAGCCGCCGATCAGGGCGTAGACCTGCCCCTCGGGCTCGCCGGAGTGCACGAAGTAGGGGCGGCCGGAGACGTCGACGACGGCCTGCGCCAGCGCCTCGTCGAGCGGGACCAGCGCGTCGCCGTACCGCTTGATCCCCCGCTTGTCGCCGAGCGCCTCGCGCAGCGCGGCACCGATCACGATCGCGGTGTCCTCGATGCTGTGGTGGCCGTCGATGTGGACGTCGCCCTCGGTGCGCACGCTGAGGTCGATCAGCGAGTGGCGGCCGAGGGCGTCGAGCATGTGGTCGTAGAAGCCGACGCCGGTGGCGATGTCGGTGCGGCCGGAGCCGTCGAGGTCGAGCTCGACGACGACCGAGGACTCGTTGGTCCGTCGCTCGATGCGGGCGGTGCGGCTCATCGGCCGCCTCCTTCGGTGGTGGTGTCGAGCGCGGCGGTGAGCGCGCTCCGGAAGGCCTGCATCTCCGCCGGGGTGCCGACGGAGACCCGCAGCCAGCCCTCGGGGCCGGTGACGCGGATCAGCACACCGGCGTCGAGCAGCTGCTGCCACACGTCCTGCCGGTCGGCGAAGCGGCCGAAGAGCACGAAGTTGGCGTCGCTCTCGGCGACCTCCAGCCCCTGCTCGCGCAGCCAGGTCACGGTGCGGTCGCGCTCGGCGCGCAGCTCCTCGACCCGGCCGAGCAGCTCGTCGGCGTGGCGCAGCGCGGCCAGCGCGGTCGCCTGGGTGACTGCAGAGAGGTGGTAGGGCAGCCGGACGACGCGCAGCGCGTCGCACAGCTCGGGTGCGGCGGCGAGGTAGCCCAGCCGGGCCCCGGCCAGCGCGAACGCCTTGCTCATGGTGCGGGTCACGACCAGGTTGCGGTGCGCAGGCAGCAGCTCGAGGGCCGAGGGCGTGCCGGCACGCCGGAACTCGGCGTAGGCCTCGTCGATGACCACGACGCCGGTGTCGCCGACCAGCTCGCACAGCGTGCCGATGACGTCGTGGGGCAGCGCCGTGCCGGTCGGGTTGTTGGGCGAGGGCAGCAGCACGACGCTGGGCCGGTGCTCGGCGATCAACCGCTCGGCCTCGGCGAGGTCGAAGCTGAAGTCGTCGTGCCGGCGACCCGCGACCCAGCCGGTCATGGCGTCCCGGGCGTACTCGGGATACATGCTGTACGTCGGGGCGAAGCTGATCGCCGTCCGGCCGGGCCCGCCGAAGGCCTGCAGCAGCTGCAGCATCACCTCGTTGGACCCGTTGGCGGCCCACACCTGCGCGGGGCCGACCTCGACCCCCGCCTCGGCGCAGAGGTAGGCCGCCAACCCGGCGCGCAGCTCGACGAACTCGCGGTCGGGGTAGCGGTTGAGCGTCGTGGCCGCCCGGGCCACTGACGCGGCGACGTCCTCGACCACGGCGGGCGAGGGCCCGTAGGGGTTCTCGTTGACGTTGAGCTGCACGGGGACGTCGAGCTGCGGGGCGCCGTAGGGCGAGGCCCCGCGCAGCTCCTCGCGCAGCGGCACCCAGGACAGGTCGCCGGGGACGACGGGGGTGCTCGCGGGGGTGGTGGTGCTCACCGGTCGAACCGGACGTCGACGGCGGCGGCGTGGCCGGGGAGGTCCTCGGCGTGGGCCAGCGTCGTGACGTGGCCGGCGACCTCGTCGAGCGCCTCGCGGGAGTACTCCACGAGGTGGATCGCGCGCAGGAACGACCGGACCGAGAGGCCCGAGGAGTGGCAGGCGCAACCGGCGGTCGGCAGCACGTGGTTGGAACCGGCGCAGTAGTCGCCCAGCGAAACCGGCGCCCACGGGCCCACGAACACCGCGCCCGCGTTGCGGACCCGGCGGGCCACCGTCGCGGCGTCGGCGGTCTGGATCTCGGTGTGCTCGGCGGCGTAGGCGTTGACGACCGCGAGGCCCTGCTCGACGTCGTCGACCAGCACGATGCCGGACTGCACACCCGTGAGCGCGGTGCGGACCCGCTCGACGTGGCGCGTGGCGGCCACCTGCTTGTCCAGCTCCGCCTCGACCTCGTCGGCCAGCCGCAGCGAGTCGGTGACCAGCACCGAGGCGGCCATCGGGTCGTGCTCGGCCTGGCTGACCAGGTCGGCGGCGACGTGGCCGGCGTCGGCGGTCTCGTCGGCCAGGACCGCGATCTCGGTCGGTCCGGCCTCGGAGTCGATGCCCACCAGGCCCTTGAGCAGCCGCTTGGCCGAGACGGTGTAGATGTTGCCCGGCCCGGTCACCAGGTCGACGCGGCGGCACGGGCCGGCCCCGTGGGCGAACATCGCGATCGCCTGGGCGCCGCCGACGGCGTACACCTCCTCGATGCCGAGCAGCTCGCAGGCCGCCAGGATCGTGGGGTGCGGCAGCCCACCGAAGTCGGCCTGCGGCGAGCTGGTCAGCGCGATCGAGCCGACCCCGGCCACCTGGGCGGGGACGACGTTCATCAGCACGCTGGAGACCAGCGGGGCCACGCCGCCGGGCACGTAGAGGCCGACGCGGTCGACGGGCACCAGCCGTTGCGTGACGCGGGCACCGGGACCGAGGTCGGTGACGACGTCGGACTCCAGCTCGGCCTCGCAGGTCAGCCGCAGCCGGCGCACGGACTCCTCGAGCCCGGCCCGGATCGCCGGGTCGAGCTCGGCCAGCGCGTCGCGGAGCGCCTGGCGGGGCACGGTGATGTCGGTCTGCTCGACGCGGTCGAACTTCCGGGAGTACTCCCGGATCGCCTCGACCCCGCGGTCGCGGACGTCGTCGCAGATCGGGCGCACCACGTGGACCGCCGCCTCGACGTCGAAGTCGGCGCGGGGCACGAGGGTGCGGTAGTCGGGATCGGTGCCAGCGGCACCGTCCCGCAGGTCGATGCGGCGGATCATGGCTCCATTCTAGGTGCCCGGGACGACGGCGCCGTCCCCGCGCCCACCGCCTAGGCGTCGGCCCCGACGAAGGGCGTGGAGTAGTCGTCGGCACCCAGCCGGTCGAGGGTCGCCTCGGCCTCCCCCGCGGCCAGGTCGCGACGCTGCTGCTCGGCCAGGACGGCCTGCCGCAGCAGCCGGGTCTCTCCCGCCGTCGCGATGCCGGTGACCTCGGGGTGGCCGTCCAGGACCCACGAGATCGCCGCCGTGACCTGCGGCTGCTCGTCGAAGGGCTCGTACCAGGTGGCGTAGCGGCGCTGGGCGTCCGGCCACGGTCGACGGGCGACCGCCTTGATCGTCATCAGGCCGACGTCGTCGGCGCGGACCGCCTCCACCAGGGCGGCGTAGTCCTCGGCGTACCCCGGGACGAGGCAGAGCGTGCGGTTGAGCGGCGTGAGCACGGTGTCGAAGGGGAAGCGGCGCAGCGCCTCGAGGTGCGTGGCCGGGGCCTCGTGGGTGTGGCCGGTGATGCCGATGGCACGCACCAGCCCCTCCTCGCGGGCCCGCACCGCCGCGCGCAGCGACCCGTGCTCGGCGGTGACCAGGTCGAGGTCGGCGAGCTTGCCCACCTCGTGCAGCTGCAGCAGGTCGACGTGATCGGTCCGGAGCCGCTCCAGCGACCGGTTGATCTGCGCCCACGCCTCCTCCTCGCCACGGAGACCGGTCTTGGTGGCGAGGAACACCCGGCCGCGGAGGTCGTCCATCATCGCGCCGAGCCGCAGCTCCGCGTCGCCGTAGGCCGCAGCGACGTCGACGTGGTTGATGCCCGCCGCCAGCGCCTCGGCGACCGAGGCGTCGGCGGTGTCCTGGTCGACCTCGGCGAGCGAGGCCGCCCCGTAGACGAGCACGGACGAGCGGTGCTCGAGCCGGCCCAGGCGTCGGGTCTCCACAGTGCCTCCAGCGGTGTCGGGGTGCGCCTGGCCACGCTAGCGCGGCCGGCGTCGTAGGTTGGCAGGGTGACGTCGGTGCCGCTGTTCCCGCTCAACGCGGTGCTGTTCCCCGGTGTCGCGACGCCGCTGCACATCTTCGAGGAGCGCTACCGCGCCATGGTGCGCGAGCTGCTCGGGATCGAGGAGGTCTTCGACCGCGTCTTCGGCATCGTCGCGATCCGCGAGGGTTACGAGGTCGGCGACCACGGGGCGCAGTCGGTGCACCGGGTCGGCACGCTCGTCCAGCTGACCGAGGCCGAGGCCTACGACGACGGTCGCTTCGACATCGAGGTGATCGGCCGGCAGCGGATGCGGGTCACCGAGCACGACAGCAGCGGCCCGTTCCTGCGCGGGGAGGTCGAGCTGCTCACCGACACCGACGAGCCGGAGGCCGAGGTCGAGGCGGCCCGCACGCTCGCCGCCTTCGAGCGCTACCGCGACCAGCTCTCCGAGCTCCGCGGGGGGCCGGTGCTGACGGGCCAGATGCCCGACGACCCGGCCTACCTCTCCTACGCGCTGGCCACCACCTGCCTGCTCACCCTGCCCCAGCGCCAGGCGCTGCTCGAGGCCGACGGTGCCCGGCAGCGCCTGGGCATGCTGCGCCACACGCTGCACGACGAGATGCGCGCGATGCGGGCGGTCCCGTCGCTGCCCGCGACCGAGGTCGCCCGCACCCGCTGGTCGCCCAACTAGCGCCGTGGCACGCCGACGCGCCGGAGGTACGCCGGCCACCGTCGCCCTCGAGCGGGCGGGGGTCCCGTTCACCAGCCACCCCTACGTCCACGACCCCGCGACCGCCTCCTACGGACTCGAGGCAGCCGAGCAGCTGGGCCTGGACCCGGCCGCGGTGCTCAAGACGCTCGTGGCCGAGGTCGACGGGCGGCTCGTAGTGGCGGTCGTCCCGGTCTCCACGCGGCTGGACCTCAAGGCCCTGGCCGCGGCCGTGGGTGGCAAGCGCGCGGCGCTGGCCGACCCCGCGGCCGCCGAGCGCAGCACCGGCTACGTCGTGGGCGGGATCTCCCCCCTGGGCCAGCGCCACCGGCTGACGACGGTGGTGGACGCGTCCGTCACGGCACTGGCGACCGTCTACGTCAGCGGCGGCAAGCGCGGCCTCGACCTCGGCCTCAGCCCCGCCGACCTGGTCGCGCTGGCCGGGGCCGTCGTGGCGCCGGTGGCGCGGGCCTCGTCGGGCAGCTGAGGGCCCGCGCTGCTAGTCGCGGCGCAGCACGAACAGGTGGAGCAGCGCCCCCAGCGCGGCGGCCGCCGGCCAGACCCAGACCAGACCGGGTGCCTGCAGCGCGAGCTGGAGCGGCGCCTGCGCTCCCTCGGCCCGTCCGTCCAGGACGGTCGCGGGGTCGGCCGGGCCCAGCACCCCGCCGAGCCGCGTCGCGACCTGGGCCGCGAGAGCCGCGCCCAGCACCACGAGCGCCACGCTGAGCAGCGGGTCGCGCCGGCGCCAGGCGAGCAGCACGACGCCGCTGACCAGGCCCAGGACCGCGGCGACGACCGCGAACCACCCGTCGACGGCGACCTGGCCGGCCAGCTCGCGGGCGGTGAGCGCGGGGCCGTCCGGGGTGGCGGTCGCCTGCGGCAGCGGGGTCACCTGCCACCAGACCAGTGCGCCGACGACGCCCGCCGCGAGCGACCACACCAGCACCACGGCGGCGTCGAGGAGGACCTCGCGCGGCGTGGCCGGGTGACCGACGTCGGGCCGGGGCCGGTCGTGGTCGACGGGGGCCCCCGGGTGCACGGTGCTCACCGGGGGATCATCGCAGGCTCACCCCAGGCACCCCGGGCCGAGCAGGTGCTTGAGGTCGCCGTAGAGCGCCGGCGACGCCGAGACGCGCAGCCGGTCGTCGAGGCGCAGCAGCTGGGTCCCACGGCGGCCGACCAGCTTGAGCCGGACCTCGGTGGTGCCGGGATGGGTCCGCAGCACCTCCTTGAGCCGCTCCACGACCGGGGGCGTGCACCGGGTCGCGGGCAGGTTGAGGGTGACGGGGCCGACCCCACGCTCCTCCATCACCGGCGTCGAGACGCTCTTGCCGCGCAGCTCGGGCTGGTCCTTGCTCCGGTCCAGCCGACCCTGCACGGCCACCACGGTGTCCTCGACGAGCAGCGTCGCCGCGAGCTGGTAGTCGCTGGGGAAGAAGAGCACGTCGATCGCCCCCTCGAGGTCCTCGACGGTGACGATGGCCCAGGCGTTGCCGGTCTTGGTGATCTTGCGGGTGACGGCCGTGATCAGCCCGCAGATCGTGGCCGGGGAGTTCTCCCCCCGGTCCTCGTCGGTGAGCAGCTGACCGATGGTGCAGTCGGCCGCCTGCGAGAGCACGTGCTCGAGCCCGGTCAGCGGGTGGTCGGAGACGTAGAGGCCGAGCATCTCCCGCTCGTGGCCCAGCAGCGTCGACTTGTCCCACTCCGGGATGTCGGGCACCGCGACGCTGACCCCGAAGCCACCGTCGTCCTCGTCGAGCCCACCGAACAGGGAGTCCTGCCCGATCGCCTCGTTGCGCTTGATGTCGACGTACTGGTCGACCGCCTGCTCGTGCACGGCGAGCAGCGCCCGCCGCCCGTGCTTCATCTCGTCGTAGGCGCCGGCCTTGACCAGCGACTCCACCAGGCGCTTGTTGCAGACCTGCGCGGGCACCTTGCCCATGAAGTCGGCGAAGTCGGTGAAGCGGCCCTTCTCCCGGCGGGTGGCGATGATCTGCTCGACCACGTTGGCGCCGACGTTGCGCACCGCGGTGAGGCCGAAGCGGATGTCCTCCCCGACCGGGGTGAAGTTGGCCTGCGACTCGTTGACGTCGGGCGGCAGCACCTGGATCTTCATGCGGCGACACTCGTTGAGGTAGATCGCCATCTTGTCCTTGTCGTCCTTGACCGAGGTCAGGAGCGCGGCCATGTACTCGGCCGGGTAGTTGGCCTTGAGGTAGGCCGTCCAGTACGACACCACGCCGTACGCCGCGGAGTGCGCCTTGTTGAAGGCGTAGTCGGAGAACGGCAGCAGGATGTCCCACAGCGTCTTCACGGCCGCCGCGGAGTAGCCCCGCTCCACCATCCCCGCGGAGAAGCCGGCGAACTGCTTGTCCAGCTCCTCCTTCTTCTTCTTGCCCATCGCACGACGCAGGATGTCGGCCTGTCCGAGCGAGTAGCCGGCGAGCTTCTGGGCGATCGCCATCACCTGCTCCTGGTAGACGATCAACCCGTAGGTCTCGCCCAGGACGTCGGCCAGCGGCTCCTCGAGCTCGGGGTGGATCGCCACCACCGGCTCCCGGCCGGTCTTGCGGCGGGCGTACTTGTTGTGCGAGTCCGCCCCCATCGGGCCGGGGCGGTAGAGCGCGCCGACCGCGGAGATGTCCTCGAACACGTCGGGCTGCATGCTGCGCAGCAGTGCCCGCATCGGGCCGCCGTCGAGCTGGAAGACGCCGAGGGTGTCGCCGCGCTGCAGCAGGGCGTACGTCGCCGGG harbors:
- a CDS encoding septum formation family protein: MTQHPTGALRHDRRAAPLLLLLALALLLSACSSAPLAPKAASDRADPPELGACYRLVPKDVESPSNDAEPVACGSEHTAQTFAIGTLPDSTGDGYDDRGHGKWIYPRCEAAFEKFLGVDESLAMRIQLSWAWFRPSESAWDDGARWYRCDLVGGTTESTAYRALPEPTKGLFRAKPPEEWLTCATGATVLGSTKVPCSEKHDWRAVTTIKLGDKGDPYPGERLTQVRTRDFCSDSVGAWMNYPVDYEFGFTWFKQGEWQAGNRRSICWAKTDR
- a CDS encoding septum formation family protein, yielding MRPPVAQGLAALVATVLLAGCAGGAGSSGSSGSSGSSGSSSSSGSSATPSGGSTSSSPSATPAPAAPAVGECRSLTLDRATVPVDTTSPVGCRTRHTAVTVKVGMLPLVEAGHLLAVDSATVRARVARACPASLLERAGGDETARRLSRLRVVWFTPSVEQADAGADSYRCDVVAVRDEDRLLPLPPRLTGLLDRPGALDRFGTCGTAAPDARGFRRVACADPHRWRAIDTVDLPADARYLDGAVTDRGDSACEDVAASRADGALRYSWSFEWPTRPQWREGQRYGWCWVPQGR
- the hisF gene encoding imidazole glycerol phosphate synthase subunit HisF, which encodes MSLAVRVIPCLDVDGGRVVKGVNFQSLRDAGDPVELARLYDAEGADELTFLDISASHEGRSTTMEIVAATAEQVFIPLTVGGGVSSVADVDRLLRSGADKVAVNTAAIRRPELVAEIADRFGNQVLVLSVDARRAPGTDSGFEVTTHGGRTSAGLDALEWAARAAELGAGEILLNAMDADGTQDGFDTELIRAVRREVGVPVIASGGAGRVEHFAPAVDAGADAVLAATVFHFGTLRIGDVKAALRDAGHPVR
- the priA gene encoding bifunctional 1-(5-phosphoribosyl)-5-((5-phosphoribosylamino)methylideneamino)imidazole-4-carboxamide isomerase/phosphoribosylanthranilate isomerase PriA; translated protein: MTQHPASQIPAPHLELLPAVDVAGGQAVQLVQGVAGSEKRFGDPVEAALRWQEAGAEWIHLVDLDAAFGRGHNRDLLARIVGTLDIDVEMSGGIRDDESLEAAMTAGCRRVNIGTAALEQPAWCARAIASHGDRVAVGLDVRGRTLAARGWTQEGGDLYEVLARLDAEGCARYVVTDVNKDGMLQGPNLDLLRAVCAETDRPVVASGGITELADLEALTGLLADGVEGAIVGTALYEGRFTLPDALDLTWPDRPRPPADPAETPADLRP
- the hisH gene encoding imidazole glycerol phosphate synthase subunit HisH; this translates as MTVLDYGSGNLRSVVRAVERAGAEVTLSSDHATAMDADGLVVPGVGAFAACMEGLRAVRGHEVIGRRLAGGRPVLGICVGMQILFERGVEHGVETVGCDEWPGVVERLQAPVVPHMGWNTVEVPEGSRLFAGIEGERFYFVHSYGVRDWTLQTNGRTRPPLVTWAEHGSGDQRDRFVAAVENGPLTATQFHPEKSGDAGAALLRNWVATLPRA
- the hisB gene encoding imidazoleglycerol-phosphate dehydratase HisB — encoded protein: MSRTARIERRTNESSVVVELDLDGSGRTDIATGVGFYDHMLDALGRHSLIDLSVRTEGDVHIDGHHSIEDTAIVIGAALREALGDKRGIKRYGDALVPLDEALAQAVVDVSGRPYFVHSGEPEGQVYALIGGSGVPYAGSLTAHVLESLAHHAGITLHVRVLGGRDPHHIVEAQFKAVARALRDAVALDPRETGVPSTKGAL
- a CDS encoding histidinol-phosphate transaminase, with product MSTTTPASTPVVPGDLSWVPLREELRGASPYGAPQLDVPVQLNVNENPYGPSPAVVEDVAASVARAATTLNRYPDREFVELRAGLAAYLCAEAGVEVGPAQVWAANGSNEVMLQLLQAFGGPGRTAISFAPTYSMYPEYARDAMTGWVAGRRHDDFSFDLAEAERLIAEHRPSVVLLPSPNNPTGTALPHDVIGTLCELVGDTGVVVIDEAYAEFRRAGTPSALELLPAHRNLVVTRTMSKAFALAGARLGYLAAAPELCDALRVVRLPYHLSAVTQATALAALRHADELLGRVEELRAERDRTVTWLREQGLEVAESDANFVLFGRFADRQDVWQQLLDAGVLIRVTGPEGWLRVSVGTPAEMQAFRSALTAALDTTTEGGGR
- the hisD gene encoding histidinol dehydrogenase, yielding MIRRIDLRDGAAGTDPDYRTLVPRADFDVEAAVHVVRPICDDVRDRGVEAIREYSRKFDRVEQTDITVPRQALRDALAELDPAIRAGLEESVRRLRLTCEAELESDVVTDLGPGARVTQRLVPVDRVGLYVPGGVAPLVSSVLMNVVPAQVAGVGSIALTSSPQADFGGLPHPTILAACELLGIEEVYAVGGAQAIAMFAHGAGPCRRVDLVTGPGNIYTVSAKRLLKGLVGIDSEAGPTEIAVLADETADAGHVAADLVSQAEHDPMAASVLVTDSLRLADEVEAELDKQVAATRHVERVRTALTGVQSGIVLVDDVEQGLAVVNAYAAEHTEIQTADAATVARRVRNAGAVFVGPWAPVSLGDYCAGSNHVLPTAGCACHSSGLSVRSFLRAIHLVEYSREALDEVAGHVTTLAHAEDLPGHAAAVDVRFDR
- a CDS encoding aldo/keto reductase, coding for METRRLGRLEHRSSVLVYGAASLAEVDQDTADASVAEALAAGINHVDVAAAYGDAELRLGAMMDDLRGRVFLATKTGLRGEEEAWAQINRSLERLRTDHVDLLQLHEVGKLADLDLVTAEHGSLRAAVRAREEGLVRAIGITGHTHEAPATHLEALRRFPFDTVLTPLNRTLCLVPGYAEDYAALVEAVRADDVGLMTIKAVARRPWPDAQRRYATWYEPFDEQPQVTAAISWVLDGHPEVTGIATAGETRLLRQAVLAEQQRRDLAAGEAEATLDRLGADDYSTPFVGADA
- a CDS encoding LON peptidase substrate-binding domain-containing protein, whose protein sequence is MTSVPLFPLNAVLFPGVATPLHIFEERYRAMVRELLGIEEVFDRVFGIVAIREGYEVGDHGAQSVHRVGTLVQLTEAEAYDDGRFDIEVIGRQRMRVTEHDSSGPFLRGEVELLTDTDEPEAEVEAARTLAAFERYRDQLSELRGGPVLTGQMPDDPAYLSYALATTCLLTLPQRQALLEADGARQRLGMLRHTLHDEMRAMRAVPSLPATEVARTRWSPN
- the ybaK gene encoding Cys-tRNA(Pro) deacylase; translated protein: MARRRAGGTPATVALERAGVPFTSHPYVHDPATASYGLEAAEQLGLDPAAVLKTLVAEVDGRLVVAVVPVSTRLDLKALAAAVGGKRAALADPAAAERSTGYVVGGISPLGQRHRLTTVVDASVTALATVYVSGGKRGLDLGLSPADLVALAGAVVAPVARASSGS